The Mariprofundus ferrinatatus DNA window AACATCTCCAGCGCCCCCCCGGCTGGCGACACTCGCCGTAACAATCTGCCAGTATGCGAAAGACAAAGCAGTTCCAAGCACCAGCACAAAGAGAAGAAACAGCAGCCTCGCCATCAAGCCACCACTTCATGCAGACAAAACTGCATGCTCGCAACTGTATTTCGTTCATCAGATGTCATGAAACAACCTGTGGATCTCTCTTACCAGCCCCATCGGACTGAAGGGCTTGGTGATATAGGCATCCGCACCGGCCTCGAGGCCATTCTTGATATCCTCATTGCGGCAGAGGGCGGAGACAAAAATGATAGCCGGAGGATTAGCCTCCTGTTTTAGCATTCTGCAAACATCGCAACCATCCAGCTCTCCCGGCATCATGATATCGAGCAACACAATATCGTGATGATGCTTGCCGTAGCTGATGATCGCCTCCTCGCCATTGTCTGCTGAATAGAGATCGTATCCGAGTGGAGAAAGCGAGTAGTGGATGAGAGTCCTCACATCAGCCTGATCATCCACAATCAGGATTTTTTTCTTGCCGGCATCAGACATTGGCAGCCACCGAATGCAGCTTGTTGGCGTAACCTTTGGCGAACTCAAGAAGCTCATCTTCTTTAATCGGCTTGCTGATTAAATACCCCTGCAGCTGATCACAGCCATGCGACTTGAGATAAGCAACCTGATGATCGCCCTCGACACCTTCGGCGATTGCTTTCAGGTGCAGCGACTTCGCCAGCCCGATGATGGCATCCGTAATCACCGACTCGCCTTCCCCATCATTGAGCGAATCCACAAAGCTCTTGTCAATTTTGAGCTTATCGAGCGTCTTGAACTTTTTCAGATATGAAAGACTGGAGTAGCCGGTTCCGAAATCGTCGATGGCGATCTTTACACCTAGAGAACCGAGGTCGGACATCACCTGCTCTGCGGCTACCGGATCAGCTACCATGGATGACTCCGTAAATTCGAGCTCAAGCAGAGATGGCGGGAAATGTGTTGTCGCCAGCACCTCCATGACATCGCGGCGAAAATTCTCATTCATCAGCTGCAGAGCGGATACGTTGACAGCGATGGAAAAGGGCACAGTGCCTTCATCAAACCACCTCTTGCCTTTTTTACAGCACTGACGAAGCACCCACATACCAACATCATAGATTGCACCGCTCTGCTCAAGTTCAGACACAAAAATCGCAGGCGAAACATTTTCTCCATTATTGTTCCAGCGGAGAAGCGCTTCGACACCAGTCAGCGTATTGTTATTAATATCCACCTGTGGCTGAAAGACAATATCAAAGTCCATTTGCCTGACGGCATCCCTCAGCTCGTTTCTGAACACTGCCTTCTGAATTTCGGCATGTTTGATCTGCGAATCATAGAATTCAATTCGAGCCCCCGCCCTCTTGCCATGGTCTAGCGCGACAAACGCACATGAAATGATCGATTCACCATCTTTCACCTCGGTTGCACAGCAACACCCTATATCACACCGTGGAAGCACACGGACACCACCAACCAGCCGCTCTGTTTCTACAATCTCGACAACCTTATTAAGGGTGAAATGCAGCGCATCTTCGTCGAAGTAATTAAGCATGATCAGGCCGAACTCATCCTTGGAGAGTCGCGCCAGCTGATCAGAATCAACTAAATCCTCAAGCTCATGTGAAATTGAGCAGATTAACTTATTGGTGGCCGGATCACCATGCATGGAAAAGATTGATTTCAGGTTTTCAATGCGAATAACTGCGACACAGAACCTACCATTCTTAACTGATGATAGCTGTTTAAGAACCCGCTGTTCAAATGAAAACGAATTTTGCAGCGTGGTAACAGGATCGAACTTGGTAAGAAAATCCAGATTGTTTTGCGTCTGGATAGCATCAGTGATATCCGCAGCAATCAACGCATACTTAACGCCATCGCTATCCAGATTTGCAATTTTTGTGATGCTGGAATGGCTGTGGAGTACAAGTCCGGTGCAATCGAGAAGATCAAGCTGGCCTGTCCAGTGATCATTGGTATACAGCCACACCTTGATTTTTTCAGCCTGTTGCTCATCCGAAACAATTGTCTCGAATGTAATCATCCCGTCGCATGCAAATTTATTTTTTGAAGCGCTGTTATAAAAGCTCGAGCACCAACCGTCATCAAATACAATCAGCATCTCGCTACTGCACTCAAAAACATGATGAGAGATCAGCATATTCCTCTCATCTTCCCGCAACGCATTGGCCATGCTCAGAACCGGTCTGATCTCCGACATATACACCACAGGAGTCAGCAACAACGACAGAACAATCGCATCAAGCACGGCGGCCTCGATGAAACTCAAGCTCTCTTGATATGCATCCAGATAGAGCATAATGAAAAACTCTGCAATGCTCAGGGCCAGAAGCAGAATCAATGCCATTCTCCACGCTGAGTATTTTATTCGCTTATGCACTAGACCTCCGGTTGGTTTCATATTTACCGATTTGCGCATTTCTTTCATTTCTAGCGCCATAAGTCAACACATTTCCATTCAGGGAAACAGATACCTCTATTTGATAAATGTGATATACCTGATAGTATCCAGCTATGGATAAGCAAAAGGATTACTTCACAACCATTCAGGCATCCCGCCTGCTCAATGTCTCGGTTCGCACCATTCAGCTCTGGTGCGACTCCGGCGAGCTTAAAGCCTGGGTCTCTCCCGGCGGGCACAGGCGCATCCAAAGAGACTCGGTCATGAGTCTTCTGCAGATACGCCTGGACGGTGGGAACAACAGCATAAATACGTCAAGCAGGTCGATCCTGATCGTTGAGGATGATCCGGACACCACCATGCTCTATCGCATGCAGATAAAAAAGTGGCAGCTCCCTCTTGATGTGAGATATGTCGCCGACGGCTATAAGGCCTTGATCGAAATTGGTAAAAGCCCTCCCGACCTGCTTATCACCGACCTTTACATGCCCAATATCGATGGCTTCAAAATGCTTGAAACGCTCGAGCAGGGCGACATGCGTATTCCGGCAATTGCAGTTACCGGCGCATCGGCCGAAGACCTCGAAAAGATACAGGCTGAGCATGAAGACCTCCTCGTGCTGACAAAACCGATCGACTTCAACCTTTTGCGCAGACTCATCTCAACCCTGCTCGATCTTCGCAATGCGGCCAGAAACCAGGAGCAGGAAACCGCGTGAGCGCCGCAACGCAAGACGAACTGCTAATTCAGCGGCAGTACCGCCTGCTCGAAAAGCTCAATGAGAGCAACCGGAAGTACGACAGACTTATCATGAGCCTCGCCAGCGTTGTTTTTGAAACTGATGCAGAAGGCAACTGGACATTCCTCAACCCGGCATGGGAGACGATCACCGGCTTCTCCGTAGCCGAGTCGCTCGGTAAGAACTTCCTCTACTTCATCTACCCCGACGATCGGGAAAAAGTCATGCGAGAGAGCACGGAAATGCGTGAGCTGAAAGACGATTCGTTTCGTTCACAGTTTCGTTATATCCACAAAACAAACCAGTACATCTGGGTCGAAGTTGATGCAAACACGCTGTTTGACAACCTGGGAAACATGGCCGGAACAGCCGGCACCCTGGTAAACATCCAGCAACAGGTCGAGGCCATGCACGCCTTGCAGGAAAAAGATCGCCACCTTCAGGCTGCCCATACAGCGCTCGAGACAAGCGAGCGCTGACTCAAGTTTGCCCTTGAAGGTGCCAACGAAGGCGTGTGGGACTGGAACATTCAGACCGGCGAGGTTTATTTCTCACCCAGGTGGATTGAAATGCTCGGCTACGCCCCGGGTGAGATCGCCCCGCATGTCAGCTCGTGGGAGTACCTCGTTCACCCGGACGACATGCCTGAAGTGATGCAGGTACTCCAACAACACCTGGATGGCAAGATAGATTCATATGAAACCACGCACAGGGTTAAAAACAAAGAGGGCGAGTGGCAATGGATCCAAGACAGGGGAAAAATCGTCGAGTATGACAACAATGGCTCCCCCCTGAGGGCAGTGGGAACCCATCTGGACGTATCTGGTAGAATCAAAACTGAACAGAGCCTTGCCAAGCGTACAGATCAGCTGGAAAGAGCCAACCTGGAACTCGATGAAATCCTGAACATC harbors:
- a CDS encoding putative bifunctional diguanylate cyclase/phosphodiesterase, with the protein product MALILLLALSIAEFFIMLYLDAYQESLSFIEAAVLDAIVLSLLLTPVVYMSEIRPVLSMANALREDERNMLISHHVFECSSEMLIVFDDGWCSSFYNSASKNKFACDGMITFETIVSDEQQAEKIKVWLYTNDHWTGQLDLLDCTGLVLHSHSSITKIANLDSDGVKYALIAADITDAIQTQNNLDFLTKFDPVTTLQNSFSFEQRVLKQLSSVKNGRFCVAVIRIENLKSIFSMHGDPATNKLICSISHELEDLVDSDQLARLSKDEFGLIMLNYFDEDALHFTLNKVVEIVETERLVGGVRVLPRCDIGCCCATEVKDGESIISCAFVALDHGKRAGARIEFYDSQIKHAEIQKAVFRNELRDAVRQMDFDIVFQPQVDINNNTLTGVEALLRWNNNGENVSPAIFVSELEQSGAIYDVGMWVLRQCCKKGKRWFDEGTVPFSIAVNVSALQLMNENFRRDVMEVLATTHFPPSLLELEFTESSMVADPVAAEQVMSDLGSLGVKIAIDDFGTGYSSLSYLKKFKTLDKLKIDKSFVDSLNDGEGESVITDAIIGLAKSLHLKAIAEGVEGDHQVAYLKSHGCDQLQGYLISKPIKEDELLEFAKGYANKLHSVAANV
- a CDS encoding response regulator; the encoded protein is MDKQKDYFTTIQASRLLNVSVRTIQLWCDSGELKAWVSPGGHRRIQRDSVMSLLQIRLDGGNNSINTSSRSILIVEDDPDTTMLYRMQIKKWQLPLDVRYVADGYKALIEIGKSPPDLLITDLYMPNIDGFKMLETLEQGDMRIPAIAVTGASAEDLEKIQAEHEDLLVLTKPIDFNLLRRLISTLLDLRNAARNQEQETA
- a CDS encoding PAS domain-containing protein, producing the protein MSAATQDELLIQRQYRLLEKLNESNRKYDRLIMSLASVVFETDAEGNWTFLNPAWETITGFSVAESLGKNFLYFIYPDDREKVMRESTEMRELKDDSFRSQFRYIHKTNQYIWVEVDANTLFDNLGNMAGTAGTLVNIQQQVEAMHALQEKDRHLQAAHTALETSER
- a CDS encoding response regulator transcription factor; its protein translation is MSDAGKKKILIVDDQADVRTLIHYSLSPLGYDLYSADNGEEAIISYGKHHHDIVLLDIMMPGELDGCDVCRMLKQEANPPAIIFVSALCRNEDIKNGLEAGADAYITKPFSPMGLVREIHRLFHDI